From one Brachypodium distachyon strain Bd21 chromosome 4, Brachypodium_distachyon_v3.0, whole genome shotgun sequence genomic stretch:
- the LOC100845535 gene encoding ATP-citrate synthase alpha chain protein 2 — translation MARKKIREYDSKRLLREHLKRLAAIDLQILSAQVTQSTDFEELVNQYPWLSTMKLVVKPDMLFGKRGKSGLVALNLDIVQVKEFVKERLGVEVEMGGCKAPITTFIVEPFVPHDQEYYLSIVSERLGSTISFSECGGIEIEENWDKVKTVFLPTEKPMAPDAYAPLIAALPLEARGKISDFIQGVFAVFQDLDFSFIEMNPFTMVNGEPYPLDMRGELDDTASFKNFKKWGNVEFPLPFGRVLSSTESFIHDLDDKTSASLKFTVLNPKGRIWTMVAGGGASVIYADTVGDLGYASELGNYAEYSGAPNEEEVLQYARVVLDCATADPDGRKRALLIGGGIANFTDVAATFSGIIRALREKESKLKASRMHLYVRRGGPNYRTGLAKMRKLGAEIGVPIEVYGPEATMTGICKQAIECIMAAA, via the exons ATGGCGCGCAAGAAGATCCGGGAGTACGACTCCAAACGCCTCCTCAGGGAGCATCTCAAGCGCCTCGCCGCCATCGACCTCCAAATCCTCTCCGCCCAG GTCACGCAATCAACAGACTTCGAGGAGCTAGTGAACCAGTATCCATGGCTGTCGACCATGAAGCTGGTTGTGAAGCCCGACATGCTGTTTGGGAAGCGTGGGAAGAGTGGCCTCGTGGCACTCAACCTGGACATTGTGCAAGTCAAGGAGTTTGTCAAGGAGCGGCTCGGAGTCGAG GTAGAGATGGGTGGCTGCAAGGCTCCTATTACGACCTTCATAGTTGAGCCGTTTGTGCCACATGATCAAGAGTACTACCTTTCAATTGTGTCGGAGAGGTTGGGCAGCACCATTAGCTTCTCTGAATGTGGAGGAATTGAAATCGAGGAGAACTGGGACAAGGTTAAGACAGTCTTTCTTCCAACTGAGAAGCCAATGGCACCTGATGCCTATGCTCCCTTGATTGCAGCCCTTCCACTGGAG GCACGTGGAAAGATCAGTGATTTCATTCAAGGAGTGTTTGCTGTGTTCCAAG ACTTGGATTTCTCATTTATTGAGATGAACCCATTCACCATGGTGAATGGGGAGCCATATCCGCTTGACATGAGAGGAGAACTGGATGACACTGCATCTTTCAAGAACTTCAAGAA GTGGGGAAATGTAGAATTCCCTCTACCATTTGGCAGAGTTCTCAGCTCTACAGAAAGCTTTATCCATGACCTGGACGATAAG ACCAGTGCATCTCTGAAGTTTACAGTTTTGAACCCAAAGGGACGCATCTGGACAATGGTTGCAGGAGGTGGTGCCAGTGTCATATATGCTGACACA GTTGGAGATTTGGGATATGCTTCAGAGTTAGGAAATTATGCAGAGTACAGTGGTGCTCCCAACGAGGAGGAGGTTCTGCAATATGCAAGAGTAGTACTAGAT TGTGCAACTGCTGATCCTGATGGCCGTAAGAGAGCCCTTCTCATTGGAGGTGGTATAGCCAACTTCACTGATGTCGCTGCCACATTTAGTGGCATCATTCGGGCCTTAAGAGAGAAG GAATCCAAGTTAAAGGCTTCCAGGATGCACCTCTATGTTCGACGAGGTGGACCAAATTACCGAACTGGACTGGCTAAAATGCGCAAGCTTGGTGCAGAAATTGGCGTTCCAATTGAG GTCTATGGACCCGAAGCGACAATGACCGGCATTTGCAAACAAGCAATTGAATGCATCATGGCTGCAGCATAA